Part of the Mycolicibacterium thermoresistibile genome, GCCCGCCTCCGCCCGGAACTCGCCGACATCCCCGCCTACGTCCCCGGCAAGATGGTGCCCGGCGCGATCAAGATCGCCAGTAATGAGACCGTGCACCCGCCGCTGCCGAGCGTGCGGGAGGCGATCGCGCGCGCCGGCGAGACCCTCAACCGCTACCCGGACAACGGCTACCTGGACCTGCGGGACCGACTGGCCCGCCACGTCGGGTTCGCCCCCGAGCACATCTCGGTCGGCTGCGGTTCGGTCAGCCTGTGCCAGCAGTTGGTCCAGATCACCGCGGGGGCCGGCGACGAGGTGCTGTTCGGCTGGCGCAGCTTCGAGATCTATCCGCTGCAGGTGCGCACCGCCGGGGCGGTCCCGGTCCAGGTGCCGCTGACCGATCACACCTTCGACCTGGACGCGATCCTGGCCGCGATCACCGACCGCACCCGGCTGATCTTCATCTGCAACCCGAACAACCCCACCAGCACCGTCGTCGACCCCGACGCGCTGGCCCGGTTCGTCGCGGCGGTGCCCGAGCACATCCTGATCGCGCTGGACGAGGCGTACATCGAGTACGTCCGCCCGCCGTTCGTGCCGGACAGTCTCGGTCTGGTCCGGGCCCACGACAACGTGGTCGTGCTGCGGACGTTCTCCAAGGCCTACGGGTTGGCCGGGCTGCGGGTGGGCTACGCCGTCGCCGCCCCGGAGATCGTCACGGCGCTGGGCAAGGTCTACGTCCCGTTCAGCGTCTCCACGCTCGCGCAGGCGGCGGCGATCGCCTCGCTGGACGCCGCCGACGAACTGTTGGCCCGCACCGATGAGGTGGTCGCCGAACGGGCCCGGGTCACCGCCGCGCTGCGGGACGCGGGTTACACCGTGCCCGAGTCCGGGGCCAACTTCGTGTGGTTGCCGTTGGCCGAGCGGACGGTGGACTTCGTCAACAGCGCCGCCGAGGATCGTCTGCTGGTGCGGCCGTACGGCACCGACGGGGTCCGCGTCACGGTGGCGGCGCCGCACGAGAACGACGCGTTCCTGTCGTTCGCCACCCGCTGGATCTCAGAGCGATGACCCGCCGGCTGACCCGGTCGCTGACCGGAAGGGGCATTCGATGAAGGGCAGGTTGCAGTGCATTCCAGGAGGCGACCGGCCACCAGCCCCGGTCGGGCGACACCGTGTGGATTCAACCGTGTGGATTCAGCAGCAGGACACGACGCGGGGACGGCGACGGTGGTCGTGACCGGCATGAAGTCTCGGGCCGCGGCGATCACGGGTCTGCTGGTGGCCCTGGCCGCCGGGCTGACCACCGCCTGCACCCAGGTCACCGGCGGCACGGTGGCCATGACGACCGAACCGGGACCGCCGCTGTCCACCACCACGACTCCGACCACCACGTCACCGCGCAGTGCGCCGGAGTTGCCGAGGCTGCCCCGGCGCACCGGAACCCCGAATCCCGCCGTGCCGGCTCCGCCCGACGCGCTGACGATGACCTGCGCCGAGTACACCCGGCTGGACGAGGACACCAGGACGGCGGTGATCCAGGTGCACATCGCCGAGGAGGACAATCCGTTCGGCCTGCTCGGTCCGGAGGCCGCCAAGTCGGTGGCCGACACGATGTGCGAGTTCATGCCGGACGCCACCGTGAAGCAGGTGTTGCTCGGCGGCTGACGGAGTCGGCTCGCTAGCCTTTCGGTATGGCTGATACCTACGAGTCCGTCACGGTCGACGTCGACGGACATGTGGCCCGCGTGACGTTGATCGGACCGGGCAAGGGCAATGCGATGGGTCCGGCGTTCTGGCGGGAGCTGCCGGAGGTGTTCACCCGGTTGGACGAGGATCAGAACGTCCGGGCGATCGTGCTCACCGGGTCCGGCAAGAACTTCAGCTACGGCCTCGACCTGCCGGCGATGGGCGATTCGCTCGCGGGGGTGATGGGCCCCGACGCGTCGGCGCGCAGCCGCGCCGAATTCCACGCCACCGTGCAGCGGATGCAGGCGGCGATCAACGCGGTGGCCGACTGCCGCACCCCGACCATCGCCTCGGTGCACGGCTGGTGCATCGGCGGCGGGGTCGACCTGATCTCGGCGGTCGACATCCGCTATGCCAGCGCCGACGCCAGATTCTCGGTGCGTGAGGTGAAGCTGGCGATCGTGGCCGACGTGGGCAGCCTGGCCCGGCTGCCGCTGATCCTCAACGACGGGCACCTGCGGGAACTGGCGTTGACGGGTAAGGACATCGACGCCGGCCGCGCCGAGAAGATCGGCCTGGTCAACGACGTCTTCGCCGACGCCGAGGCGTCGCTGGAGGCCGCTCACCGCACCGCCGCGGAGATCGCCG contains:
- a CDS encoding pyridoxal phosphate-dependent aminotransferase — its product is MTARLRPELADIPAYVPGKMVPGAIKIASNETVHPPLPSVREAIARAGETLNRYPDNGYLDLRDRLARHVGFAPEHISVGCGSVSLCQQLVQITAGAGDEVLFGWRSFEIYPLQVRTAGAVPVQVPLTDHTFDLDAILAAITDRTRLIFICNPNNPTSTVVDPDALARFVAAVPEHILIALDEAYIEYVRPPFVPDSLGLVRAHDNVVVLRTFSKAYGLAGLRVGYAVAAPEIVTALGKVYVPFSVSTLAQAAAIASLDAADELLARTDEVVAERARVTAALRDAGYTVPESGANFVWLPLAERTVDFVNSAAEDRLLVRPYGTDGVRVTVAAPHENDAFLSFATRWISER
- a CDS encoding crotonase/enoyl-CoA hydratase family protein, with protein sequence MADTYESVTVDVDGHVARVTLIGPGKGNAMGPAFWRELPEVFTRLDEDQNVRAIVLTGSGKNFSYGLDLPAMGDSLAGVMGPDASARSRAEFHATVQRMQAAINAVADCRTPTIASVHGWCIGGGVDLISAVDIRYASADARFSVREVKLAIVADVGSLARLPLILNDGHLRELALTGKDIDAGRAEKIGLVNDVFADAEASLEAAHRTAAEIAANPPLTVRGIKDVLDQQRIDRVSASLRYVAAWNAAFLPSKDLTEGIAATFEKRAPNFTGE